GGCTCGCCCAGCTCCATCTGCTGGCACTCCAGCTTGCGGACGTGGCGGTTCTCGTCGCCGATGATGCGCAGGGGCGCTGCCAGGAAGTGGAACTTGACCCCCTCGTCGCGGGCGTTGATGCGTTCCGCCGCGCGGCCCGGCATCTCCGCCTCCGTGCGCCGGTACACGCATGTCACCTCTTCCGCGCCCAGCCGCACGGCGCTGCGCACGCAGTCCATAGCGGTGTCGCCGCCGCCGATGACGGCCACCCGCCTTCCGATCTTGACCGGCTCCCTCTTATCGGGAGGAAGCCTTTCGGGGGGCACGTTGGAACGGACGAGGAAGTCCATCGCCCAGAAGACGCCGTCCATCTCCTTGCCGGGCATGGTGTAGGAGCCGTCCGCGCCCTCGCCGGGGATATCGAGTTCCGTCTCCTTCGTCGCCCCGTGTCCGAGGAACACGGCCTGGAACCCCTGCTTGAAGAGGTCGTCGACCGTCAGATCCTTGCCGACGATCGTGTTTTGCACGAACTCGACACCCAAACGCTTAAGGAAATCGACTTTCTCGTCGACGATGCCCTTGTTCATCTTGAAGCTGGGAATGCCGTAAAGGAGCAGGCCGCCCGGCAGCGGCCACGCGTCGAAGATCGTGGAGGCGTGCCCGGCTCTTGCCAGGTACTCGGAGGCCGCCAGGCCGGCGGGGCCGGCGCCGACGATCGCCACGCGCTTGCCGGACGAGGGCAGCATCTCGGGCATGGGGAAACCCTGGGTCTTGCGCTGGTAATCGGCCACGAACGCCTCGAGGCGCCCGATGGAGACCGGCTGCCGGTTCTTGCCCACGACGCACTTGCCCTGGCAGAGGCGTTCCTGCGGGCAGAGCCTGCCGCAGGCCTCCGACATGGGGCTTGTCTCGCGGAACTTGTTCGCCGCGCCGATGACGTCGCCCTGCTCGAGAAGGGCGAAGGCGGCGGGAATGTCGTTGTGCAGGGGGCAGCCGTTATTCACGCACTGTTTTGCGGGGCACTGAAGGCAGCGGCTCGCTTCCCGCTTGGCGGTCTCGAGATCGAGTGGGAGATATATCTCCTCCCAGTCGCGGATGCGCTCGGCGGGCGGCCGCTTCGGCATCTCCTGAGGTGGTATCTGGAGGCGCGCCTTGCGGTCGACCTCCGTCCCTGACTTGGTCCCCTCCATGTTGCTCCTTCCCGACGAATCGAGGCTTTGTCTTCAGCTTATCCGAGGCGCGTTGTCAGGGCAAGCCGAAAGCGTGTGTCTGCCGGCGCGTGGGACACCGATAAGCGGATGGCGTGCGCGCGCCTAGTGGTGGTGCTCCGGCGGCGGCCACGCCAGGTGACGCGGCACCAGCAGCCCCCGCCGCGGCGAAAACAGCATCGCCAGGATGAATATCGCCGTCGCCACCAGCACGATGCTCGCCCCTGACGCTACGGACGCGTAGTAGGACACGTAGAGACCGACAACGGACGAGGCCATTGCCAGCAGCGCCCCCACGATCATCATCTGGTGGACGCGCCGCACCAGCAAAGTGGCCGTCGCCGCCGGCGTGACCAGCATCGCCACCACCAGCACGATCCCCACCGCCTTCAGCGCCACCACTGCCGTCACCGCTATCAGCGCCAGCAGCCCGTAGTGCACGAGCGTCACGGGCACGCCGGAAGCGGCGGCCATGTCCGGATCGTAGGCGTAAAACAGAAGCTCCTTGTAGAAAGCGACGACGAGGCCGATCACGCCCGCCGCCATAGCCGCGATTAGAATCAGATCGGAGCGGCCGACACCGAGCACGCTCCCGAAGACAAAGCTGAACAGATCAACCGCGTAGTTGCTCTGATGGCTGACGATGACGATTCCGAGGGCAAACGCACCCACGAACAGGATGCCGATCGCGGTGTCGAAGTTGAGGCGCGCCCGCCGTCCGACGAAACCGATCGCCAGCGCCGTCGCGACCGCCGCAATCACTGCCCCCAGGTAGATGCTGCCGCCGAAAACAAACGAGACAGCCACCCCCGCAAACGAGGCATGCGCCAGCGCATCGCCGATGAACGCCAGCCCCTTGAGCACGACAAACGCGCCGATGACCGCGCTCACGACGCTCACCATGAGCACCGCGAAGAGCGCGCGCTGCATGAACGCGTACTGGAACGGGTCGCTCAGCCAGCCCCAGATCTCACTCATGGTGATGCTCCACGTAGACCGACTGCTCCATCGGCAGGAGGATGAGGTGGCTCTGAAACGCCTCGTTCAGGTTCTCTTGCGTGAACACCTCCGACGGATTGCCGTACGCCACCTTGCGCCGGTTCAGAAGGAGCGCGCGATCGAAGCAACACGTGACGCAGGAAATGTCGTGCGTCGCTACGATGAGGGTCTTCCCCTCATCTCGCAGCGACTCGAATAGCGCGACCAGCTCGTGCTGGATTGACGGGTCGAGTCCCGCCATCGGCTCGTCGAGGAGGAAGACCTGGGGCTCTTGCGCCAGCGCGCGCGCCACAAGCATCCGCCGCTGCTGCCCGCCCGACAGCTCGCCGATTTGCCGCTTCGCCATCTCCGAAAGCTGCACCCGCTCCAGCGCGAGCTCTACAACCTTGCGGTCGTTCGGACCCGGTTGCCGCAGAGGCCCGAGTCGCCCGTAGCGGCCCATCATCACGACGTCATGTACCGTGACCGGGAACTGCCAGTCGACCGCTTCCATTTGCGGCGCATAGCCGATCAGGTTTCGGGCCGCTGCCGGCTCCTTCCCCATGATGCGGACGCTTCCCCGCCAGGGACGCATCACCCCCAGCATGACTTTTATGAGCGTCGATTTCCCCGAACCGTTCGCGCCCACGAGGCCGACGATTGTCGACCGCGGCACCTCGAAACCGACGTCTTCGAGCGCGACGCGGCCGTCGTAGCCCGCCCATACGCCTTCCGCCCTGATGGCCGTCTGGTCGTCGCCTTCCTGTTCCGGACTCTTCGATGCGAATAGCTTCATGGCCCCCTCAACCCCTGCACGATCTCCTGCGCGTCAAAGCGCATCATCTCGATGTAGCTGCTCACCCTGCCGCCGAACGAGCCTGTGAGCAACGTCCTCACCTGCACGTCCGTATCTCTCGCCACCGCTTCCAGGATTGTGCCCGCGAACTGGGGCTCGATGAAGACGACCGGAACGCCCTCTGCGCCTATTCGGTCAGCGAGATGCGCCAGC
This portion of the Dehalococcoidia bacterium genome encodes:
- a CDS encoding NAD(P)-dependent oxidoreductase, with translation MEGTKSGTEVDRKARLQIPPQEMPKRPPAERIRDWEEIYLPLDLETAKREASRCLQCPAKQCVNNGCPLHNDIPAAFALLEQGDVIGAANKFRETSPMSEACGRLCPQERLCQGKCVVGKNRQPVSIGRLEAFVADYQRKTQGFPMPEMLPSSGKRVAIVGAGPAGLAASEYLARAGHASTIFDAWPLPGGLLLYGIPSFKMNKGIVDEKVDFLKRLGVEFVQNTIVGKDLTVDDLFKQGFQAVFLGHGATKETELDIPGEGADGSYTMPGKEMDGVFWAMDFLVRSNVPPERLPPDKREPVKIGRRVAVIGGGDTAMDCVRSAVRLGAEEVTCVYRRTEAEMPGRAAERINARDEGVKFHFLAAPLRIIGDENRHVRKLECQQMELGEPDESGRRRPVPVPDAKFMVDADNVVFAIGFGMDPRVAESCSGLQTDKWGQIIADAETGATSRRGLFAAGDCVHGADLVVTAIAAAKRAVSGIDSYLKEL
- a CDS encoding metal ABC transporter permease — its product is MSEIWGWLSDPFQYAFMQRALFAVLMVSVVSAVIGAFVVLKGLAFIGDALAHASFAGVAVSFVFGGSIYLGAVIAAVATALAIGFVGRRARLNFDTAIGILFVGAFALGIVIVSHQSNYAVDLFSFVFGSVLGVGRSDLILIAAMAAGVIGLVVAFYKELLFYAYDPDMAAASGVPVTLVHYGLLALIAVTAVVALKAVGIVLVVAMLVTPAATATLLVRRVHQMMIVGALLAMASSVVGLYVSYYASVASGASIVLVATAIFILAMLFSPRRGLLVPRHLAWPPPEHHH
- a CDS encoding metal ABC transporter ATP-binding protein, which produces MKLFASKSPEQEGDDQTAIRAEGVWAGYDGRVALEDVGFEVPRSTIVGLVGANGSGKSTLIKVMLGVMRPWRGSVRIMGKEPAAARNLIGYAPQMEAVDWQFPVTVHDVVMMGRYGRLGPLRQPGPNDRKVVELALERVQLSEMAKRQIGELSGGQQRRMLVARALAQEPQVFLLDEPMAGLDPSIQHELVALFESLRDEGKTLIVATHDISCVTCCFDRALLLNRRKVAYGNPSEVFTQENLNEAFQSHLILLPMEQSVYVEHHHE